One Mus musculus strain C57BL/6J chromosome X, GRCm38.p6 C57BL/6J DNA window includes the following coding sequences:
- the Ndp gene encoding norrin precursor yields the protein MRNHVLAASISMLSLLAIMGDTDSKTDSSFLMDSQRCMRHHYVDSISHPLYKCSSKMVLLARCEGHCSQASRSEPLVSFSTVLKQPFRSSCHCCRPQTSKLKALRLRCSGGMRLTATYRYILSCHCEECSS from the exons ATGAGAAATCATGTACTAGCTGCATCCATTTCTATGCTCTCCCTGCTGGCCATAATGGGAGATACAGACAGCAAAACAGACAGTTCATTTCTGATGGACTCTCAACGCTGCATGAGACACCATTATGTCGATTCTATCAGTCACCCACTGTACAAATGTAGCTCAAAG ATGGTGCTCCTGGCCAGATGTGAGGGGCACTGCAGCCAGGCATCACGCTCTGAGCCCTTGGTGTCCTTCAGCACTGTCCTCAAGCAACCTTTCCGTTCCTCCTGTCACTGCTGCCGACCCCAGACTTCCAAGCTGAAGGCTCTGCGTCTGCGCTGCTCAGGGGGCATGCGACTTACTGCCACTTACCGGTACATCCTCTCCTGTCACTGTGAGGAATGCAGCTCCTGA